TGGACCTTGCGCCCGGTCTGTTCGCGGCATACGGACTCGACCATGGCCAGGTTTTTCTTCACCAGGTTCGCCGTATAGCCGTTTTCGTTGAGGACGACCGTAAAGTCCTGCGCGGAGACATCGCCGAGTTGTGCCCGGCCAAGCGCCGCTGCAATGGAGGGCTTGCTTTCTCCAATCACGGCAACGGCGCGACGCCAGAGTTCCTGAACATCTTCGGGGCCCCCCGGATCGGCCGCGGCAATACTTTGGTCAGGCGCATGGGATGGGGGCTTTTGTGCTGCCGGCGTATCCGTTTTTACCGAAGGACCGGGGGGCGCTTCCTGTGCTGCCCCATCGGTTTGGCCGTAAGCGGATTGGGACTCGACGATTCCCGACACGGCACCTGCGGGCGCCTGTTTTAAAAGACCGTCCAGGCGTTCGATCAACAGGTCGATGGGCAGCGCCGGCCGGATCTGGTGAATCTTGAAAAACGCGGTTTCCATGGCCAGCCTGGGCGAGGTGGCATGTCGGATGCCGGCTTCGGCGTTGAACAATATCGTAAAAATCTGGTCGATAAACGCGGTGGAAACCGCTTTGACCTGACGGGCCAGGGTTTCGATTTCACCGGCGGACAGATCGTCCATCAGTTCCGGCCGGGCACCCATTTTGATCAGCATCAGGTGGCGAAAATGGGCCAGCAGATCGGCATAAAACCGCTTCAAATCCTGGCCGCTTTTGTAAACCGTATCGATGGCGGCCAGCACCCGGGAAATGTCCCTGGCAAACACCGCTTCGGAAAGATCGAAAAGTACCTGGCGGTCCATGCTGCCCAGAAGGCGCATGACATACCCTTCGTCCATCCGGCTCTCGCCGCAGGCCAGAATCTGATCCAGAAGGCTCAAGGCATCGCGCATGCTGCCGCCGGATTCCCGGGCGATGACCCAAAGATTGTCCGCTGAAACGGATACCGATTCCTGCCGGCAGATGGTTTCCAGGTGATGGACCACCACATCGAGATCGATTCGTTTCAGATCGTGCCGCTGGCAGCGGGACAGGATGGTAACGGGGATTTTATGAGCTTCTGTCGTAGCAAAGAAAAACAGGACATGTTCCGGCGGTTCTTCCAGGGTTTTAAGCAGGGCATTGAAGGCGGCAATGCTCAGCATGTGAACTTCGTCGATAATGTAGATCTTGAATCGGCTGTGGGCCGGCATGTAGCGGCTGTTCTCCCGCAGTTCCCGGATCTGGTCGACGCTGTTGTTGGAGGCGCCGTCGATTTCGAACACGTCCACACCGCGTCCGGCGGTGATGTCGCTGCAGGATCGACAGGCATTGCAGGGCGTGGCGGTGGCGCCGGCTTCACAGTTCATGGCCTTGGCCAGGATGCGGGCGATGGTGGTTTTTCCGGTTCCCCGCGGTCCGGAAAAAAGCATGGCGTGGGCCACGCGGCCCCCTTCGATGGCATTTTTCAGGGTCCGGGTCACATGCGCCTGACCGACCACTTCGTCAAAGGTCTGGGGCCTGTATTTACGCGCTAAAACCAGATAAGCCATTGAACGTCGTTTCCTTTAGGTGCCGAATTGCTGCACCAGTGTATCCCAAGCACCGCCGGCTGGCAACCCGCAGGTCCCCATGATCCGTCCGTTAAAAATCAGGAAAGGCGGTCTGAAAAACGCATGTGTGGGAAATGGGGCGGGAACCGCCAGAAGCGGTAATGGCGGAGAGAGAGGGATTCGAACCCTCGGTGCCGCTATAAACGACACACACGATTTCCAGTCGTGCTCCTTCAGCCAACTCGGACATCTCTCCGCATAAGGCAACCACAGCAGCCAAGCGGTACCGGACGCAACCGAATATCGGGGATACAAACCGTCTCCCCTCCCCGGCCCGTGAAACGAACCGGCAATGGCGGAGAGGGTGGGATTCGAACCCACGATCCCGCTTTTGGCAGGATACCGCTTTTCGAGAGCGGGGCCTTCAGCCGCTCGGCCACCTCTCCTTTGCCGCGCAGGCACCAATAAAAAAGTGTTCGATATCCTTTTTCCAATCGGTTTGTCAAGCCTCAAAATTACGGCGACTTCAAGACAATACCCCGCCCGATGGCTTTCCCGGTTTTGGTCTTGAACTCACAAGGGCAACTGGTGTATTTGACCCAATTCGGCAATTCAACCAACCGACAAGAAAGGAACCCGAAGTCCATGGCCACCGTAACACCCTTTAAAGGGGTCCGCTACAACCCGGATATCATCGGCAACAGCGCGGACGTCGCCACGCCGCCCTACGACGTAATTTCGCCCGAAGAGCAAAGGGCCTTTTATAACCGGCACCCCAACAACGTGATCCGCCTGATCCTGAACCCGAGCCAGCCAACAGATACGGCCACGGACAATCCCCACTCCCGGTCAGCGGCCTGCTTCCGCCAATGGATGGAGCAAGGCGTTCTTAAAAGGGAAGCGCAGCCGGCCCTGTATCTCAAAGCCATCGACTACCCCCATCAGGGCGAAACCTGTACCCGCTACGGGCTGCTCGCCCGGGTCGGTCTCGAACCCTTCGAAAAACGGATTATCCTGCCCCACGAAAAAACGTTTTCCAAGGTCCGGTCCGAGAGACTCGAGTTGATGAAAGCCACCCATTGCAACTATTGCCCGATCTTCTCGTTGTACCCGGACGAAAGCGATATTCTGGGCACTCTCATCGAGGCCGTCGACCCAAGCGCTCCTATCATCGATTTCATTGACGACAGCAACCATCGGCATCGATTGTGGCGGATTCTCGATCCGGCCGTCCACCGTCAGGTTACCACGTCCATGCAGGATAAACGGCTGTTTATCGCCGATGGCCACCACCGTTATGAGACCGCCCTGGAATTCAGGGACTATCTGAAAGCGACCGACCCTTCATTCAACGCTGCCCATCCGGCCAACCATGTTCTCATGTACCTGTCCAGCATGAGCGATCCGGGGTTGATTATCCTGCCCGCCCACCGGTTGATCAAAGCCGTCGGACCGGAGGATCTTCAACGGGCCGTCGAAAACGCCCGCACCTATTTCGATGTCGCCGAATTTCCGTTTGCGAGCGAAGATCGCCAGGCCGTCGAACGAGACTTCCTTGAAGCGCTGGGCAGCGAGAAGGAGCGGCCGTGTATCGGCATTTTCGGCCATAAAGCGCCAGTCTTTCATCTGCTGAAAATCAAAGCCGGCGTCATGGATGAACTTTTTGGCGGGGAACTGGATGCCTCGCTGCGATCATTGGACGTAACGGTGCTCACCCGGCTGGTATTCATGAAAATCCTCGGATTCGACCAGCAGCGTCTGGATGACGCCACGCTCATCGGATATGCCAGCGAGGCGGGAAAGGCCCTGCAATCCATCGACAGCGGCGATTACGATGT
This window of the uncultured Desulfosarcina sp. genome carries:
- the dnaX gene encoding DNA polymerase III subunit gamma/tau encodes the protein MAYLVLARKYRPQTFDEVVGQAHVTRTLKNAIEGGRVAHAMLFSGPRGTGKTTIARILAKAMNCEAGATATPCNACRSCSDITAGRGVDVFEIDGASNNSVDQIRELRENSRYMPAHSRFKIYIIDEVHMLSIAAFNALLKTLEEPPEHVLFFFATTEAHKIPVTILSRCQRHDLKRIDLDVVVHHLETICRQESVSVSADNLWVIARESGGSMRDALSLLDQILACGESRMDEGYVMRLLGSMDRQVLFDLSEAVFARDISRVLAAIDTVYKSGQDLKRFYADLLAHFRHLMLIKMGARPELMDDLSAGEIETLARQVKAVSTAFIDQIFTILFNAEAGIRHATSPRLAMETAFFKIHQIRPALPIDLLIERLDGLLKQAPAGAVSGIVESQSAYGQTDGAAQEAPPGPSVKTDTPAAQKPPSHAPDQSIAAADPGGPEDVQELWRRAVAVIGESKPSIAAALGRAQLGDVSAQDFTVVLNENGYTANLVKKNLAMVESVCREQTGRKVHIDFSDNAADEKNNAAEKQKADEIRQTLLNHPLVADAVEIFNGKIEEIKIG
- a CDS encoding DUF1015 domain-containing protein, whose product is MATVTPFKGVRYNPDIIGNSADVATPPYDVISPEEQRAFYNRHPNNVIRLILNPSQPTDTATDNPHSRSAACFRQWMEQGVLKREAQPALYLKAIDYPHQGETCTRYGLLARVGLEPFEKRIILPHEKTFSKVRSERLELMKATHCNYCPIFSLYPDESDILGTLIEAVDPSAPIIDFIDDSNHRHRLWRILDPAVHRQVTTSMQDKRLFIADGHHRYETALEFRDYLKATDPSFNAAHPANHVLMYLSSMSDPGLIILPAHRLIKAVGPEDLQRAVENARTYFDVAEFPFASEDRQAVERDFLEALGSEKERPCIGIFGHKAPVFHLLKIKAGVMDELFGGELDASLRSLDVTVLTRLVFMKILGFDQQRLDDATLIGYASEAGKALQSIDSGDYDVAFILNPTRIEQVQEVARKGLVMPRKSTYFYPKVKSGLVMRTLGE